Sequence from the Candidatus Methylomirabilis sp. genome:
GACATCGCCGTTCTGCCCCAGGGAGATGTCGAAGTGGAACCGGTCGTAGCCGGAGTCGGGCCAGGCCTTCCGGATGTCCCAGGGGACGCCCGACGCGCGCAGGCTCGGCCCCGAGACCCCCAGGGCAATCGCCTCCTCCCGCTTCAGGACGCCCACCCCCACGGTCCGCTGTGTCCAGAGCGGGTTTCTGGTGAGGAGGTCCTCGTACTCGTCCACCCGCTGGGGGAACTCCCCGATGAAGTCCCGAACGGCCCGCTCGAAGCCCTCGGGGAGGTCCGCCATGAGCCCGCCCACCCGGATGTAGGACGACATCATCCGCTGGCCACTCACCATCTCATACAGGTCCAGAATCTTCTCCCGCTCCCGGAAGCAGTAGAGAAAGACGCTCATGGCCCCGATGTCGAGGGCATGGGTCCCCAGCCAGACCAGGTGGCTCTTGATGCGGGTCAGCTCGGCCATCATGACCCGGATGACCTCGGCCCGCTCCGTCGGCTCGATGCCCAGGAGCTTCTCCACGGAGAGGACGAAGGCCAGGTTGTTCGACATCGGGGCCAGGTAGTCCATGCGATCGGTGACCGTGATGGCCTGCTGGTACCGCTTCTCCTCCATGATCTTTTCCATGCCGGTGTGCAGATAGCCGATGTGGGGGACGCAGCGGACCACCACCTCCCCGTCCAGCTCCAGGACCAGGCGGAGAACCCCGTGGGTGGAGGGGTGCTGCGGGCCCATGTTCAGCATCATGGTCCGGGTCTCGGTCACCGCCGCCCCTCCTCTTCCCACCACCGGGGCTCCGTGGTGACCGGGAAGTCCTTGCGGAGCGGGTGGCCCTCGAAGTCGTCCGGCAGGACGAGCCGCCGGAGGTCGGGGTGGTCGCGGAACGGGATCCCCATGAGGTCATAGACCTCCCGCTCCAGCCAGTTGGCCCCCTCCCACACGCCGGTGAGGGTCGGGACCGGCTCCCCTTCCGGGACCCGCACCTTCAGCCGGAGGC
This genomic interval carries:
- a CDS encoding NADH-quinone oxidoreductase subunit D; protein product: MMLNMGPQHPSTHGVLRLVLELDGEVVVRCVPHIGYLHTGMEKIMEEKRYQQAITVTDRMDYLAPMSNNLAFVLSVEKLLGIEPTERAEVIRVMMAELTRIKSHLVWLGTHALDIGAMSVFLYCFREREKILDLYEMVSGQRMMSSYIRVGGLMADLPEGFERAVRDFIGEFPQRVDEYEDLLTRNPLWTQRTVGVGVLKREEAIALGVSGPSLRASGVPWDIRKAWPDSGYDRFHFDISLGQNGDV